A single region of the Nocardioides sp. W7 genome encodes:
- a CDS encoding ATP-binding protein yields MTSTAEPLLDARTILVLPAATRITGIARRVMARQLIEHGAQRDLVEDAELVLSELVTNALQHGAAEPHDDLEVSWALSAGRLRLSVLDGGTTTGELVVRDAEADSLSGRGLAIVDCLSEEWRVEHDGGTRVTAELAVAV; encoded by the coding sequence ATGACTTCGACGGCCGAGCCGCTCCTCGACGCACGCACGATCCTGGTGCTGCCCGCGGCCACGCGGATCACCGGTATCGCCCGCCGGGTGATGGCTCGCCAGCTGATCGAGCACGGCGCCCAGCGCGACCTCGTCGAGGACGCCGAGCTGGTGCTCAGCGAGCTGGTGACCAACGCGCTCCAGCACGGCGCGGCCGAGCCCCACGACGACCTAGAGGTCTCCTGGGCGCTGAGCGCCGGCCGGCTCCGGCTCAGCGTCCTCGACGGCGGCACCACCACCGGTGAGCTCGTCGTCCGCGACGCCGAGGCCGACTCGCTGTCGGGTCGCGGGCTGGCGATCGTCGACTGCCTGAGCGAGGAGTGGAGGGTCGAGCACGACGGCGGCACCCGCGTCACGGCCGAGCTCGCGGTCGCGGTCTGA
- a CDS encoding MBL fold metallo-hydrolase, producing MTGTLAVTWWGHASATVELAGLRVATDPLHVDRLFHLRRHSPPPTAAAYDTDLVLVSHLHHDHLHVPSLRRMTPGVPVLVPRGGESLIPPGYDVHPVEPGDELEVAGATVRVLAATHDGRRFPGSRLGGPAIGFRIERSGVSCWYPGDTGPRDDFDRVGAVDLALAPIGGWGPSLGDRHLDPEQAAAAVARLGARWAVPVHWGTFWPIGLAQLDRRTHHRLFVTPGERFVAALREDDQGGDPALAVLATPGVRVEL from the coding sequence GTGACCGGCACGCTCGCCGTCACCTGGTGGGGGCACGCATCGGCCACCGTCGAGCTCGCGGGACTGCGGGTCGCCACCGACCCGCTGCACGTCGACCGGCTCTTCCACCTGCGCCGACACAGCCCGCCTCCCACGGCGGCGGCGTACGACACGGACCTGGTGCTGGTCTCGCACCTGCACCACGACCACCTGCACGTCCCGTCGTTGCGCCGGATGACGCCCGGCGTACCCGTGCTGGTGCCGCGCGGGGGCGAGTCGCTGATCCCGCCCGGGTACGACGTCCACCCGGTCGAGCCGGGCGACGAGCTGGAGGTCGCGGGCGCCACGGTGCGGGTGCTGGCCGCGACCCACGACGGCCGGCGGTTCCCCGGCTCCCGGCTGGGCGGCCCGGCGATCGGGTTCCGCATCGAGCGGTCCGGAGTCTCGTGCTGGTACCCCGGCGACACCGGCCCGCGCGACGACTTCGACCGGGTCGGCGCGGTCGACCTCGCGCTCGCGCCGATCGGCGGCTGGGGCCCGAGCCTCGGCGACCGGCACCTGGACCCCGAGCAGGCCGCGGCCGCGGTCGCCCGGCTCGGCGCCCGCTGGGCGGTGCCGGTGCACTGGGGCACCTTCTGGCCGATCGGCCTGGCGCAGCTGGACCGGCGTACCCACCACCGGCTCTTCGTCACCCCGGGCGAGCGGTTCGTCGCCGCGTTGCGGGAGGACGACCAGGGCGGTGATCCCGCCCTGGCCGTCCTGGCGACCCCGGGGGTGCGGGTCGAGCTGTGA